One window from the genome of bacterium encodes:
- the hypE gene encoding hydrogenase expression/formation protein HypE: MEDRIRLAHGAGGLLSHRLHAFIISRLGGQDPAMLADGAVLSPDDIGLAAGGRIVFTTDSYVVSPRRFPGGDIGKLAVCGTVNDLAVMGARPAVISLALVIEEGLPTAELGEYLDGAAAVAREAGVRIVTGDTKVVDRGAADGIFINTSGIGAVPEGVEVGPHLAAPGQKIILSGTLGEHSIAIAAVREGLSFAGQVESDCAPLAEMIGAVLAAAPRKVKAMRDPTRGGLASVLNEIAAASQVDIRISESAIPVLDKVRGACDLLGYDVLHLANEGKCVFFVEDDADSVASALDALKSHRQGREAAIIGEVVRKTDASQTPRVLLETEIGGSRIVDVLTGDLLPRIC, encoded by the coding sequence ATGGAAGACCGGATAAGGCTTGCGCACGGAGCGGGAGGGTTGCTCTCCCACAGGCTGCACGCGTTCATCATCTCGCGGCTGGGCGGTCAGGATCCGGCGATGCTCGCGGACGGCGCGGTGCTTTCGCCCGACGACATCGGGCTTGCGGCGGGCGGGCGTATTGTTTTCACGACGGACAGCTATGTCGTTTCACCGCGGCGGTTTCCCGGCGGGGACATCGGCAAGCTCGCGGTTTGCGGCACGGTGAACGATCTCGCCGTGATGGGGGCGCGCCCCGCCGTCATATCGCTCGCACTCGTGATCGAAGAAGGGTTGCCGACCGCGGAACTGGGCGAATATTTGGACGGCGCGGCGGCGGTCGCGCGCGAAGCCGGAGTGCGAATCGTCACGGGCGACACGAAAGTGGTGGACCGCGGCGCGGCCGACGGAATATTCATCAACACGAGCGGGATCGGCGCGGTTCCCGAAGGCGTCGAAGTCGGCCCGCACCTGGCGGCGCCCGGTCAAAAGATAATTCTAAGCGGAACGCTGGGCGAACATTCGATAGCGATTGCGGCGGTGCGCGAGGGGCTGTCATTCGCCGGGCAGGTCGAATCCGATTGCGCGCCGCTGGCGGAGATGATCGGCGCGGTACTCGCGGCCGCGCCCCGCAAGGTGAAAGCAATGCGCGATCCGACGCGCGGCGGGCTTGCAAGCGTACTTAACGAAATCGCCGCAGCCAGCCAAGTTGATATCCGGATTTCGGAATCCGCAATACCGGTTTTGGACAAAGTCCGCGGCGCGTGCGATCTGCTCGGATACGATGTGCTCCACCTTGCGAACGAGGGCAAGTGCGTGTTCTTCGTCGAAGACGACGCGGATTCCGTAGCAAGTGCGCTCGATGCGCTGAAAAGCCACAGGCAGGGCAGGGAGGCGGCGATAATCGGTGAGGTCGTCCGGAAAACGGATGCGTCGCAAACGCCGCGGGTCTTACTTGAAACCGAAATCGGCGGAAGCCGCATTGTGGATGTTCTAACGGGCGATTTGCTGCCGCGTATTTGCTGA